GTAAAGAGTTTCGTTACTGATAAAAAGAAATAACTATCATTATTACAAATGAGAAAATGCGCAAGACCTGTTTGCCTGAAGGCTTGTGGACTTTTTTATTGCCCATAAATAGAAGTGGTGTAGTGCTTAATCAATATTTAAAAAAACGCCTTTACAGTATAACAAATTGTTGAGTCTGATTGATTTTTATTTATTGATTTGTGGTGTGAATGTATTGGTTTGTTATGTTGTTGTATATTCATGCTTTTATAATTTGTTATTAATGATTGTTGTTTTTTCGCGGTTTTTTATCCTTCTTTTTACGCTTTGTTACTCCTTTCTATGTTGAATCATTGGTAGTAAGAATAGAATCGGTCGCTTATTTCTAAGCTATATTTCTCCGCTTCCCTCAAAAACGATAAAGCCAGACTATTCAACGGGAGTGCCCATGCCCTTTTTGAGCATTATTATTACAGCGCATAATTGTGAGCTAACGCTTGCTGAGACGCTGGAAAGTGTGAAAAAGGCCATTGATTTTGAAAAGGATGTTGAAGTCATTGTGCTTAATGACAGCTCTTATGACAAGACGCAGCAGATTATTGAGCGTTATGCAGAGACGTTTTCTTCGGTTCAGATAAGAGAAGTTCAACTGAAAAATGTCGGTAGAGTCAGAAATATTGCGGTGCAGATGGCCCGTGGTGAATATATCACCATGGTTGATGGTGACGATCTGCTTAAGCCGAGAAGTCTGCGGGATGCGGTGGTATTTCTTAAACAGCATCGGCCCGATTTGCTGCTGACGCACCTGATTGAAACCCGCAGCCTCAGCGCTATCAATAGCAACTGGGCGGGATTTTCGCCGATTAAGCTCCCGCAGCACGAGGCTATTCGCCGCTTTCTGATTCATAAAGATTTTCAGGCACATTTAATTGGTCAGTTTATTCGCAAGGATATTTACCTCTGCGCGCCGATTCCATCAATGACCTGCTATGAAGACTTTGCCGTTTTTCCTGCTTTTCTGATGCATTCGCAGAATATCTGGTTTCAGAAAGAGGGGCATTATCACTACGTCAAACGGGCGAATAGCCTCTCCAGCGTGCTGGATAAAACAAAAATCCGCCATTTAATTAACTGCACAAAAAGAATGGAGAGAGAGTTTCCCTCTTCATTTCATTGGCTGGTATGTTGCCATTGGTTGGATATTTATCTGAAACATGCTCAGTTGTTAACTCATAAACAAATCAGCATTGTTGAAGAAAAAATAAAATCAACCTTATCTCCGGGTTTTTTTATGTCTCCTGACGTGAGATTAAGTTATAAGAAAAAGGCTATTCAGGCATTATGGAAAAGATAAACCGTAATATCTATACGCTAACGATAATACTGGCGGCGATTTCGCTATTATTCCTGCTGCTGAACTCTGCCCAGCAGCGTGTTTTTTTCTATCTGGCGATATATGCCAGCGTGTTGGGGTTATTTCTGGAGCGGAAAAACGTCGGGAAAATACGCCTGAAGGTCGCCCTGCTGCCGCTGATCGTTGGAGCGATGGAGATGCTGTGGTTTCTCTTTTACGAGGTGAAGCACGGGCATATCAATCACTATAACGATCACTTTCTCGGTGGTAAAAAGCTGCTGCTCGGCAGCATCCTGGTGCTGTATCTGGATAGCTTTAAACATCATCTTCACCGCAACGCCCTGAAGAAAATCTTCCTTATCGTTGTGGGGATTAGTCTGTTGCTGGCAACCGTATATGGCTTTATCCAGGAGTGGCAGGGTATTTCGCGGGTTGAGATGGCGATTAATCGGCCTACGGTTGCCGCCTATATCTATTCAACGCTGTCGCTGGCGTTTATCTATGCGCTGTTTCAGCTGCGCAAAAGACCGGCCTATATACTGGCTGTTGCGGTGATGCTTATCTCGTACCTGAATATTATCTTCACCGGTACGCGGGCGGCGATGGGGCTGTATCCGGTGCTGATCTTCCTGCTCACGCTGTTTAATTTCAAAAAGATTCAGCTCAAGCCGATGCTGGGCGTGGCGGTGGTGGTTCTCTGTATTGTGGGCATCAACTTCAACGCTCATATCAAACCGAAAATCACCCAGACGGTAGATGAAATCTCGACTTACCAGACCGGTAATGACGATACGTCACTGGGCGCGCGCTTCTCAATGTGGACAGTAGGCATTTATAACGGCGTTCATAAACCGTTGGGGCAATCGATGGAGAGCCGCGAACGCTTGAGCGCCGATTATGTGCAGGATCATCCGGAGAATAAAACCGCGATGATGTACATTAACGTCCATCTGCATAACGAGATAATCGATACCTTTTCGCTACAGGGCGTGATTGGACTGGCGCTGATTTTGGGGTTCTATATCGGCGGCGCGCTGCTTGCCGTTCGGCGTAATAATCTGCTGCTGCTTTTTATTATGCTGTCGATGTTCGTTTATGGCTTTACGGACGTATTGTTAATCAGCGCTGAATTTGTCGCTTTCTTTATTATCCTGGTGGCGTTCAGTACCGTTATCACTGAGGAGTGTGTCGCCCCGGTCAACGTGATGTG
This Klebsiella sp. RHBSTW-00484 DNA region includes the following protein-coding sequences:
- a CDS encoding glycosyltransferase family 2 protein, giving the protein MPFLSIIITAHNCELTLAETLESVKKAIDFEKDVEVIVLNDSSYDKTQQIIERYAETFSSVQIREVQLKNVGRVRNIAVQMARGEYITMVDGDDLLKPRSLRDAVVFLKQHRPDLLLTHLIETRSLSAINSNWAGFSPIKLPQHEAIRRFLIHKDFQAHLIGQFIRKDIYLCAPIPSMTCYEDFAVFPAFLMHSQNIWFQKEGHYHYVKRANSLSSVLDKTKIRHLINCTKRMEREFPSSFHWLVCCHWLDIYLKHAQLLTHKQISIVEEKIKSTLSPGFFMSPDVRLSYKKKAIQALWKR
- a CDS encoding O-antigen ligase family protein, which gives rise to MEKINRNIYTLTIILAAISLLFLLLNSAQQRVFFYLAIYASVLGLFLERKNVGKIRLKVALLPLIVGAMEMLWFLFYEVKHGHINHYNDHFLGGKKLLLGSILVLYLDSFKHHLHRNALKKIFLIVVGISLLLATVYGFIQEWQGISRVEMAINRPTVAAYIYSTLSLAFIYALFQLRKRPAYILAVAVMLISYLNIIFTGTRAAMGLYPVLIFLLTLFNFKKIQLKPMLGVAVVVLCIVGINFNAHIKPKITQTVDEISTYQTGNDDTSLGARFSMWTVGIYNGVHKPLGQSMESRERLSADYVQDHPENKTAMMYINVHLHNEIIDTFSLQGVIGLALILGFYIGGALLAVRRNNLLLLFIMLSMFVYGFTDVLLISAEFVAFFIILVAFSTVITEECVAPVNVMCDRGYTGSVPPQS